The Streptomyces sp. NBC_01268 genome window below encodes:
- a CDS encoding carboxymuconolactone decarboxylase family protein, with protein MRTEDETQGVARGTASGGTPGRARRLAALEPEQATGKARELLTDIVERHGSAGEMVSTMAHSPALIEGYLSLSRAMKRVKIPRALSEKLSLAVQEWIGCGTCREAHAAAARAAGLSEADIELARQGTSTDAREAALIAVALRVLVEPSALGDEDVAGLRAHGWSDRVIAEVVGVVTLNLLTGAFNLLAGIQPEDEELG; from the coding sequence GTGCGAACGGAAGACGAGACCCAGGGCGTGGCACGGGGCACGGCGTCGGGCGGGACCCCGGGCCGGGCGCGGCGCTTGGCCGCGCTCGAACCCGAGCAGGCCACCGGGAAGGCGCGCGAGCTGCTCACCGACATCGTCGAGCGGCACGGCTCGGCCGGCGAGATGGTCTCGACGATGGCGCACTCGCCCGCGCTCATCGAGGGCTACCTCAGCCTGTCCCGGGCCATGAAGCGGGTGAAGATCCCCCGGGCGCTGAGCGAGAAGCTCTCCCTCGCCGTCCAGGAGTGGATCGGCTGCGGCACCTGCCGCGAGGCGCATGCGGCCGCCGCTCGGGCCGCCGGGCTGAGCGAGGCCGACATCGAGCTGGCCCGCCAGGGCACCTCCACGGACGCCCGCGAGGCCGCGCTGATCGCCGTCGCGCTCCGCGTGCTGGTGGAGCCGAGCGCCCTGGGCGACGAGGACGTGGCCGGGCTGCGGGCGCACGGGTGGAGCGACCGGGTCATCGCGGAGGTGGTCGGGGTGGTGACGCTCAACCTGCTCACGGGGGCGTTCAACCTGCTGGCGGGGATCCAGCCGGAGGACGAGGAGCTCGGCTAG
- a CDS encoding HAD family hydrolase has product MIKGVMFDFSGTLLRVESTAHWLDAVLSDTGARLSGDEFGHAVERLTRYGALPGGPSPREVPARLRKLWDERDLDAERHRAAYSGLIQEAGVTEPELVRALYDRHMDPAAWHPYPDTARTLGELSRGGVLVAVVSNIGWDLRPVFRAHGLDEWVDLYALSYEVGVQKPDPEIFRFACDGLGLAPAETLMVGDDRTADGGALALGARVHFVDHLPVDRRPDGLRPVFGLLGDAGRA; this is encoded by the coding sequence ATGATCAAAGGCGTGATGTTCGACTTCTCCGGCACGCTGCTGCGTGTCGAGTCCACCGCGCACTGGCTGGACGCCGTCCTGTCCGACACGGGCGCGCGGCTGTCCGGCGACGAGTTCGGCCACGCCGTGGAGCGGCTGACCCGGTACGGGGCGCTGCCCGGCGGCCCGTCGCCGCGCGAGGTGCCGGCGCGGCTGCGGAAGCTGTGGGACGAGCGCGACCTCGACGCCGAGCGGCACCGCGCCGCGTACTCCGGGCTGATCCAGGAGGCCGGGGTGACCGAACCGGAGCTGGTCCGCGCCCTGTACGACCGGCACATGGACCCGGCGGCCTGGCATCCGTACCCCGACACCGCGCGGACGCTCGGCGAGCTGAGCCGCGGCGGGGTGCTGGTCGCCGTCGTCAGCAACATCGGCTGGGACCTCCGGCCGGTGTTCCGCGCGCACGGTCTCGACGAGTGGGTCGACCTCTACGCGCTCTCCTACGAGGTCGGCGTCCAGAAGCCGGACCCGGAGATCTTCCGGTTCGCCTGCGACGGGCTCGGGCTCGCCCCCGCCGAGACGCTGATGGTCGGCGACGACCGTACCGCCGACGGCGGCGCGCTGGCGCTCGGAGCCCGGGTGCACTTCGTCGACCACCTCCCCGTCGACCGGCGGCCCGACGGCCTGCGTCCGGTCTTCGGGCTGCTGGGTGACGCGGGCCGCGCCTGA